From one Microbacterium sp. 10M-3C3 genomic stretch:
- the mraY gene encoding phospho-N-acetylmuramoyl-pentapeptide-transferase encodes MRSLLTAAAISLAFTLFLTPVFLRLFRRWGWGQVIRTPEDIRNPSHGAKRGTPTMGGTIFIVGTIVGYLVGSFAGNNPPTISGLLVLWMMVGFGVVGFIDDFMKVRSQRSLGLTGWRKIVGQIIVTVPFGIVGLNFANRAGQTPASDSISVLRDIPLLSFFLLGPILGWLLYLAWISLIGVATSNAVNLTDGLDGLAAGSGIFVIGAYSLISFWQVKQLCTSVAQAVQPACYGTRDPFDLAIVSAAFVGALVGFLWWNAPKANIFMGDVGSMAIGGVIAAMAILTRTELLLILIAGVYVIAPGSVILQRTYFKMTRGKRLFLMSPLHHHLEMRGWSEVTIVVRMWIIAGMLAVSGVGFFYVEWLSRT; translated from the coding sequence GTGAGATCCCTCCTGACCGCAGCGGCGATCTCGCTGGCCTTCACGCTGTTCCTCACCCCCGTCTTCCTGCGGCTGTTCCGCCGGTGGGGCTGGGGGCAGGTGATCCGCACCCCCGAGGACATCCGCAACCCCTCGCACGGCGCCAAGCGCGGCACGCCCACCATGGGCGGCACGATCTTCATCGTGGGCACCATCGTCGGCTACCTCGTCGGGTCGTTCGCAGGCAACAACCCGCCCACGATCTCCGGCCTCCTCGTGCTGTGGATGATGGTCGGCTTCGGCGTCGTCGGCTTCATCGACGACTTCATGAAGGTGCGCAGCCAGCGCAGCCTGGGGCTCACCGGCTGGCGGAAGATCGTCGGGCAGATCATCGTCACGGTGCCCTTCGGCATCGTGGGGCTGAACTTCGCCAACCGCGCGGGCCAGACCCCTGCATCCGATTCCATCTCGGTCCTCCGCGACATCCCGCTCCTGAGCTTCTTCCTGCTCGGACCGATCCTCGGGTGGCTGCTGTACCTCGCGTGGATCTCCCTCATCGGCGTGGCGACGTCGAACGCCGTCAACCTCACCGACGGGCTGGACGGACTGGCCGCGGGCTCGGGCATCTTCGTGATCGGCGCGTACAGCCTCATCTCGTTCTGGCAGGTGAAGCAGCTGTGCACGAGCGTCGCGCAGGCGGTGCAGCCGGCGTGCTACGGCACACGCGACCCGTTCGACCTCGCGATCGTCTCGGCCGCCTTCGTCGGCGCGCTCGTCGGGTTCCTGTGGTGGAACGCGCCCAAGGCCAACATCTTCATGGGCGACGTGGGCTCGATGGCGATCGGCGGCGTCATCGCCGCGATGGCGATCCTCACCCGCACCGAGCTGCTGCTGATCCTCATCGCCGGCGTGTACGTGATCGCCCCGGGCTCGGTCATCCTGCAGCGCACGTACTTCAAGATGACGCGCGGCAAGCGCCTGTTCCTCATGAGTCCGCTGCACCACCACCTCGAGATGCGCGGGTGGTCGGAAGTGACGATCGTCGTGCGCATGTGGATCATCGCGGGCATGCTCGCCGTCTCGGGCGTCGGCTTCTTCTACGTCGAATGGCTCTCCCGCACATGA
- the murF gene encoding UDP-N-acetylmuramoyl-tripeptide--D-alanyl-D-alanine ligase codes for MISLTLAQIADAVRGELRLAAGDTAETVVSGAVDTDSRLIEPGGVFVAKPGEVTDGHEFVDAAVQRGAVLAIVERPVSSAVTQIVVGDAVQSLADLARDAVARVRAGGALQVVGITGSNGKTTTKNLLARILEGEGETVAPRASFNNDVGAPLTMLRVTETTRFLVSEFGASAPGAIARLAGLVTPDIGVVLMVGMAHAGGFGGIEGTFRAKSELVQAVRPGGLAVLNADDPRVAAMAPLAAERDVAVRWFGRGDADVRATDVEVSVHGTRAEIVVDGRALTLRLQVIGEHHVMNALAALAAATALGVDPADAVARLETVEIAERWRMQPLGSDRVRILNDAYNASPDSMAAALRTLAQIVGPGERTVAVLGAMSELGEYADDEHDRIGLLAVRLNIQRIVVIGAEARRMYLEAIAQGSWDGEAVFFPDADAAYDYLVRELREGDRVLVKSSNSAGLRFLGDRLGEFFS; via the coding sequence ATGATCTCCCTCACCCTCGCCCAGATCGCCGACGCCGTCCGCGGAGAGCTCCGTCTCGCCGCCGGCGACACCGCCGAGACCGTCGTCTCCGGTGCCGTCGACACCGACTCGCGCCTCATCGAGCCGGGGGGCGTCTTCGTCGCCAAGCCCGGCGAGGTGACCGACGGTCACGAGTTCGTCGACGCCGCGGTGCAACGCGGTGCCGTGCTCGCGATCGTCGAGCGGCCCGTCTCATCCGCTGTCACGCAGATCGTCGTCGGCGACGCCGTCCAGTCGCTGGCCGACCTCGCACGGGATGCCGTCGCGCGGGTCCGCGCGGGCGGCGCGCTGCAGGTCGTGGGGATCACCGGCTCCAACGGCAAGACCACGACGAAGAACCTCCTCGCGCGCATCCTCGAGGGCGAGGGCGAGACCGTCGCGCCGCGCGCGTCGTTCAACAACGACGTGGGTGCGCCCCTGACGATGCTGCGGGTCACGGAGACGACCCGCTTCCTCGTGAGCGAGTTCGGTGCGAGCGCGCCCGGTGCCATCGCCCGGCTCGCGGGGCTCGTCACCCCCGACATCGGCGTCGTGCTGATGGTGGGGATGGCCCATGCCGGCGGATTCGGCGGCATCGAGGGCACGTTCCGCGCGAAGTCCGAGCTCGTCCAGGCGGTGCGGCCGGGGGGCCTCGCCGTCCTCAACGCCGACGACCCGCGGGTCGCGGCGATGGCGCCCCTCGCCGCCGAGCGCGACGTCGCCGTCCGCTGGTTCGGTCGCGGCGACGCCGACGTGCGCGCGACCGACGTCGAGGTGTCGGTGCACGGCACCCGCGCCGAGATCGTCGTCGACGGGCGCGCACTCACCCTCCGGCTGCAGGTGATCGGCGAGCACCACGTCATGAACGCCCTCGCCGCCCTCGCGGCGGCCACGGCGCTCGGCGTCGACCCCGCCGACGCCGTCGCGCGGCTGGAGACGGTCGAGATCGCCGAGCGCTGGCGGATGCAGCCGCTCGGCTCCGATCGGGTGCGCATCCTCAACGACGCCTACAACGCCAGCCCCGACTCGATGGCGGCGGCGCTGCGCACGCTCGCGCAGATCGTGGGCCCGGGGGAGCGGACCGTCGCCGTCCTGGGCGCGATGAGCGAGCTCGGCGAGTACGCCGACGACGAGCACGACCGCATCGGGCTCCTGGCGGTGCGCCTGAACATCCAGCGGATCGTCGTCATCGGCGCCGAGGCGCGCCGCATGTACCTCGAGGCGATCGCGCAGGGCTCGTGGGACGGCGAAGCGGTGTTCTTCCCCGACGCCGACGCCGCGTACGACTACCTCGTGCGGGAGCTGCGCGAGGGCGACCGCGTGCTCGTCAAGTCGTCCAACTCCGCGGGGCTGCGGTTCCTCGGCGACCGTCTGGGAGAATTCTTCTCGTGA
- a CDS encoding penicillin-binding protein 2 has product MTTRSTRSPRRRTVVALAVVLAVLSGFVVRLVDIQVVNAREHVADSLALGLEATRPLYGTRGSIVDENGATLAGSILRYDAQLDPSRVDAITRKDASGDKVTVTWPELAAEIAGITGQTPDEVQKIVTDAKAENPDSQYALLTRGLSTEQYQRLRGLGIPFLYFEPHPARTYPDGAVAGNLVGFMGTDGPLAGLEEIDNDCLTPTDGSLTFQRGKDGVTIPGTAVEKPAVDGGTLQLTVNRDLQWYLQQLIAEQAQNVGAKSGTITVVEVGTGKVRAMAEWPTVDPNNVNGSAPEDRGSRIFTNSFEPGSTFKALTASIAIDAGGATPGSTVSAASKETMPNGATVRDPFVHPVNNYTLTGVLIDSSNVGISKFGDTVPAQTRYDYLRAFGIGSGSAIDFGEKSAGDLRDPSNWDNQTYYNTNFGQGLTTTVPELVNAYQTIANGGVRMPLSLVEGCTASDGTVTDVPDATGQRVISADTASDVSLMLENVATQGTLAKQVAIPGYRLAIKTGTGEKPDGDGGYKNGAYFTTMIGFAPAENPQYVVAVTLDEPSTVKSSAANAPAFQKAMTQVLKTYRVMPSDSTTPELPKFG; this is encoded by the coding sequence ATGACGACGCGCAGCACGAGAAGCCCCCGCCGCCGGACGGTCGTCGCCCTCGCCGTGGTCCTCGCGGTGCTCAGCGGCTTCGTCGTCCGCCTCGTGGACATCCAGGTCGTCAATGCGCGCGAGCACGTCGCCGACTCGCTCGCTCTGGGGCTCGAGGCCACGCGCCCGCTGTACGGCACGCGCGGGTCGATCGTCGACGAGAACGGCGCGACGCTGGCCGGCAGCATCCTGCGCTACGACGCGCAGCTCGACCCGTCGCGCGTCGACGCCATCACCCGGAAGGACGCGTCGGGCGACAAGGTCACGGTCACGTGGCCCGAGCTCGCCGCGGAGATCGCGGGCATCACGGGGCAGACGCCGGACGAGGTGCAGAAGATCGTGACCGACGCGAAGGCCGAGAACCCCGACTCGCAGTACGCGCTCCTCACGCGCGGCCTGTCGACCGAGCAGTACCAACGACTGCGCGGCCTCGGCATCCCGTTCCTCTACTTCGAGCCTCACCCCGCGCGCACGTACCCCGACGGCGCCGTCGCCGGGAACCTCGTCGGCTTCATGGGCACCGACGGCCCGCTCGCGGGGCTCGAGGAGATCGACAACGACTGCCTGACGCCCACCGACGGCTCGCTCACGTTCCAGCGGGGCAAGGACGGCGTGACGATCCCCGGCACCGCGGTCGAGAAGCCCGCGGTCGACGGCGGCACGCTGCAGCTGACGGTCAACCGCGACCTGCAGTGGTACCTGCAGCAGCTCATCGCCGAGCAGGCGCAGAACGTCGGCGCGAAGTCCGGCACGATCACGGTCGTCGAAGTCGGCACCGGCAAGGTGCGCGCGATGGCGGAGTGGCCGACGGTCGACCCGAACAACGTCAACGGCTCGGCGCCCGAGGACCGCGGCAGCCGCATCTTCACCAACTCGTTCGAACCCGGCTCGACGTTCAAGGCGCTCACGGCGTCGATCGCGATCGACGCCGGCGGCGCGACGCCCGGATCGACGGTGTCGGCCGCGTCGAAAGAGACGATGCCCAACGGTGCGACGGTGCGCGACCCGTTCGTGCACCCCGTGAACAACTACACGCTCACGGGCGTGCTCATCGACTCCTCGAACGTCGGCATCTCGAAGTTCGGCGACACGGTGCCCGCGCAGACCCGGTACGACTACCTGAGGGCGTTCGGCATCGGCTCGGGGAGCGCCATCGACTTCGGCGAGAAGTCCGCCGGCGATCTGCGCGACCCCTCGAACTGGGACAACCAGACGTACTACAACACCAACTTCGGCCAGGGCCTGACGACGACCGTTCCGGAGCTGGTCAACGCGTACCAGACGATCGCGAACGGCGGTGTGCGCATGCCGCTCTCGCTCGTGGAGGGCTGCACCGCGTCCGACGGCACCGTCACCGACGTCCCGGATGCCACGGGGCAGCGCGTGATCAGCGCGGACACCGCGAGCGATGTGTCGCTGATGCTCGAGAACGTCGCGACGCAGGGCACGCTCGCCAAGCAGGTCGCGATCCCCGGCTACCGGCTCGCGATCAAGACGGGAACGGGTGAGAAGCCCGACGGCGACGGCGGCTACAAGAACGGCGCGTACTTCACGACGATGATCGGGTTCGCGCCCGCCGAGAACCCGCAGTACGTCGTCGCGGTGACGCTCGACGAGCCGTCCACGGTAAAGTCGTCTGCGGCCAACGCGCCGGCGTTCCAGAAGGCGATGACGCAGGTCCTCAAGACCTACCGCGTCATGCCCTCGGACTCCACGACACCCGAACTGCCCAAGTTCGGCTGA
- the rsmH gene encoding 16S rRNA (cytosine(1402)-N(4))-methyltransferase RsmH — translation MTSRDIHIPVLLERCLALLGPALERPGAVLVDATLGMGGHSEAFLERFPELRLVGLDRDTDALRIAGERLAPFAERTTFLHTVYDGIGPAFDRAGVDRVDGILFDLGVSSLQLDVADRGFAYAQDAPLDMRMDQSAGTTAADVLATYGEGDLRRIFERYGEEKLAGRYARAIVAARQTAPIERSSDLVRILSDATPAALMNAGHPAKRVFQALRIEVNGELAALERALPAALAALRVGGRIVVMSYQSLEDRFVKRVLADAAASTAPAGLPVELPAHTPRFRLLTKGAELADDDERARNPRATPVRLRAAERIREDA, via the coding sequence ATGACCTCCCGCGACATCCACATCCCCGTCCTCCTCGAGCGCTGCCTCGCGCTGCTCGGTCCCGCCCTCGAGCGGCCCGGCGCGGTGCTCGTGGACGCCACCCTCGGCATGGGCGGCCACAGCGAGGCGTTCCTCGAGAGGTTCCCCGAGCTGCGGCTGGTGGGCCTCGACCGCGACACCGACGCGCTGCGCATCGCGGGGGAGCGGCTCGCCCCCTTCGCCGAGCGCACCACTTTCCTCCACACCGTCTACGACGGGATCGGCCCGGCGTTCGACCGCGCCGGCGTCGACCGCGTCGACGGCATCCTGTTCGACCTCGGCGTCTCGTCGCTGCAGCTCGACGTCGCCGACCGCGGGTTCGCCTACGCGCAGGACGCGCCGCTGGACATGCGCATGGACCAGTCGGCCGGCACCACCGCCGCTGACGTCCTCGCGACCTACGGCGAGGGCGACCTGCGCCGGATCTTCGAGCGCTACGGCGAGGAGAAGCTCGCCGGCCGCTACGCACGCGCGATCGTGGCCGCACGCCAGACCGCCCCCATCGAGCGCTCCTCCGACCTCGTCCGCATCCTCTCCGACGCCACGCCGGCCGCACTCATGAACGCCGGGCATCCCGCCAAGCGCGTCTTCCAGGCCCTGCGCATCGAGGTCAACGGCGAGCTCGCCGCCCTCGAACGGGCGCTCCCCGCCGCCCTCGCCGCCCTGCGCGTGGGCGGGCGCATCGTGGTGATGTCCTACCAGTCGCTCGAAGACCGCTTCGTCAAACGGGTGCTCGCGGATGCGGCGGCCTCGACCGCCCCCGCGGGTCTGCCCGTCGAGCTCCCCGCGCACACCCCCCGCTTCCGGCTCCTCACCAAAGGTGCGGAGCTGGCCGACGACGACGAGCGCGCGCGCAATCCGCGTGCCACCCCCGTGCGCCTGCGCGCGGCCGAACGTATCCGGGAGGACGCATGA
- the mraZ gene encoding division/cell wall cluster transcriptional repressor MraZ, with product MLLGTHTPKLDDKGRVILPAKFRDDLGAGVVVTRGQERCLYVFSEAEFERVHERIREAPLSNKQARDFLRMFLSGASAEKPDSQNRITIPPALRSYAGLERELVVTGVGAHAEIWNADAWNAYAESNEDTYSEMEQEVIPGLF from the coding sequence ATGCTGCTCGGCACGCACACCCCCAAGCTCGACGACAAGGGCCGCGTCATCCTGCCGGCGAAGTTCCGCGACGACCTGGGCGCGGGCGTCGTGGTGACCCGCGGCCAGGAGCGCTGCCTCTATGTGTTCAGCGAGGCGGAGTTCGAGCGCGTGCACGAGCGCATCCGCGAAGCGCCGCTGAGCAACAAGCAGGCCCGCGACTTCCTGCGCATGTTCCTCTCCGGAGCGAGCGCCGAGAAGCCCGACAGCCAGAACCGCATCACGATCCCGCCCGCGCTGCGCTCGTACGCGGGTCTCGAGCGCGAGCTGGTCGTGACCGGCGTGGGCGCGCACGCGGAGATCTGGAACGCCGACGCGTGGAACGCCTACGCCGAGAGCAACGAAGACACCTACTCGGAGATGGAGCAGGAGGTGATCCCCGGTCTGTTCTGA
- a CDS encoding DUF3040 domain-containing protein has protein sequence MPLSEQEQRLLDEMERHLMRNEADVVTAPGRALSYRNIVIGTLLVLAGLGALVFGVVVGVNALGIILGVAGFLVMLGGVVLAVTPLRGSAPSAPASARPASAAPRSGSSFMDRINDRWDRRNEGR, from the coding sequence ATGCCACTCTCCGAACAGGAGCAGCGCCTGCTGGATGAGATGGAACGCCATCTCATGCGCAATGAGGCCGATGTCGTCACCGCGCCCGGGCGTGCTCTGAGCTACCGCAACATCGTCATCGGGACCCTCCTCGTGCTCGCCGGTCTCGGCGCTCTCGTCTTCGGCGTGGTCGTGGGCGTGAATGCGCTCGGCATCATCCTGGGCGTCGCGGGCTTCCTCGTGATGCTCGGCGGTGTCGTGCTCGCGGTCACCCCGCTGCGCGGTTCCGCGCCGTCCGCACCGGCGTCCGCGCGGCCGGCATCCGCCGCGCCCCGCTCGGGATCGTCGTTCATGGACCGCATCAACGATCGATGGGACCGCCGCAACGAAGGGCGCTGA
- a CDS encoding polyprenyl synthetase family protein: MSPLPDPIEAVSQRVDNFISQRRQDAAAWGAEAELFVGAAADAVQGGKRLRARFFLTGWRAVTGADRTAPPPADAVAVAGALEIFHAAALVHDDLIDNSDTRRGRPATHRALEAAHGFRHWRGDAAAFGRSGAVLAGDLLVAWSDDLLEEGLRESVPDAAAQTRAVYAEMRRDVTLGQFLDVAEESAYVTQPDLDHAERALRVASLKSARYSIQQPLLIGAALAGADADQCAALSDFGHPVGMAFQLRDDVLGVFGDAAVTGKPSGDDLREGKRTVLIAYTRERLGAGPRRIFDEMIGDPTLDADQIASLQRTIVDTGALARTEELIADYARAADRALSGARLDNAAVGELRDLARQATTRVA, from the coding sequence GTGTCGCCCCTCCCGGACCCCATCGAGGCTGTTTCCCAGCGAGTGGACAACTTCATCTCCCAGCGCCGGCAGGACGCCGCCGCGTGGGGCGCCGAGGCCGAGCTTTTCGTCGGCGCCGCCGCCGACGCCGTGCAGGGCGGCAAGCGCCTGCGCGCGCGCTTCTTCCTCACCGGGTGGCGTGCGGTCACGGGGGCCGACCGCACGGCGCCGCCTCCCGCCGACGCGGTGGCGGTGGCCGGGGCGCTGGAGATCTTCCACGCCGCCGCGCTCGTGCACGACGACCTCATCGACAACTCCGACACGCGCCGCGGGCGCCCCGCGACGCACCGCGCCCTCGAGGCCGCCCACGGCTTCCGGCACTGGCGCGGCGACGCGGCCGCGTTCGGCCGCTCCGGCGCCGTGCTCGCGGGCGATCTGCTGGTGGCGTGGAGCGACGACCTCCTCGAGGAGGGGCTGCGCGAGAGCGTGCCCGATGCGGCGGCCCAGACCCGCGCCGTCTACGCCGAGATGCGCCGCGACGTGACGCTCGGGCAGTTCCTCGACGTCGCCGAGGAGTCGGCGTACGTCACCCAGCCCGACCTCGACCACGCCGAGCGCGCGCTGCGCGTGGCCTCCTTGAAGTCGGCGCGCTACAGCATCCAGCAGCCGCTGCTGATCGGCGCGGCCCTCGCGGGCGCGGACGCGGACCAGTGCGCGGCCCTCTCCGACTTCGGACACCCCGTGGGCATGGCCTTCCAGCTGCGCGACGACGTCCTCGGCGTCTTCGGCGACGCCGCGGTCACCGGCAAGCCCTCCGGCGACGACCTGCGCGAGGGCAAGCGCACCGTTCTCATCGCCTACACGCGCGAGCGCCTCGGCGCCGGGCCGCGGCGCATCTTCGACGAGATGATCGGCGACCCGACGCTCGACGCCGATCAGATCGCGTCGCTGCAGCGGACGATCGTCGACACCGGGGCGCTCGCGCGCACGGAGGAGCTCATCGCCGACTACGCCCGGGCGGCCGATCGCGCGCTGTCGGGCGCGCGGCTGGACAACGCGGCCGTCGGCGAGCTGCGCGACCTCGCGCGTCAGGCGACGACGCGCGTCGCCTGA
- a CDS encoding Rv2175c family DNA-binding protein, whose translation MSGTAFETSWLTLPELVEVLGEPLGRVRRLLDDKHLIGSRREGPLKVPSAFIVDGRPLASLRGTLIVLGDAGFSDDEAIDWLLTPEETIGVPPLEALRAGRKSEVRRVAQTLA comes from the coding sequence GTGAGCGGCACGGCATTCGAGACGTCCTGGCTGACCCTTCCCGAGCTCGTGGAGGTGCTCGGCGAACCGCTCGGGCGCGTCCGGCGGCTCCTGGACGACAAGCACCTGATCGGCTCGCGCCGGGAGGGACCGTTGAAGGTGCCGTCGGCGTTCATCGTCGACGGGCGACCGCTCGCGTCGCTGCGCGGCACGCTGATCGTGCTCGGTGACGCCGGGTTCTCCGACGACGAGGCGATCGACTGGCTCCTCACCCCCGAGGAGACGATCGGCGTCCCGCCGCTCGAGGCGCTGCGTGCGGGACGCAAGAGCGAGGTCCGCCGCGTCGCCCAGACCCTCGCCTGA
- a CDS encoding LysM domain-containing protein: MRLPSASARTARVGLPVALVGTLALALTPHAAHAAPPRAAQPEARPAPPVVPSVRLAVAAPTEHVVQPGDTVSAIAAAHGLRTADVLAANGLGWSTIIRPGQVLRLAAAPPPAPAPTAAAPAPGPAVTTHTVRAGDTVFAIARAHGTTVDAVLAANGLTRSSIIYPGETLTIPGAAAVASAAPAMAPAAAVSSAPAPAPASAVLDAEQAANAQLIIRVGRELGVSDRGIAIALGTAMVESWLRNLDWGDRDSLGLFQQRPSTGWGTREQILDPVRSTRAFFGGPGDPNGTATRGLLDIPGWETMAYADAAQAVQISAFPDRYAAWESAATTWVAAWG; this comes from the coding sequence ATGCGACTTCCCTCCGCCTCCGCGCGTACAGCGCGCGTCGGCCTGCCCGTGGCTCTCGTGGGCACCCTCGCCCTCGCACTGACGCCTCACGCCGCTCACGCCGCGCCGCCGCGCGCCGCGCAGCCCGAGGCGCGGCCTGCGCCGCCGGTCGTGCCCTCGGTGCGGCTGGCGGTCGCCGCGCCGACCGAGCACGTCGTGCAGCCGGGTGACACCGTGAGCGCGATCGCCGCCGCGCACGGCCTCCGCACCGCCGACGTGCTCGCGGCGAACGGACTGGGATGGTCCACCATCATCCGCCCCGGCCAGGTGCTGCGCCTCGCGGCCGCTCCGCCTCCGGCCCCGGCGCCGACGGCCGCCGCACCGGCCCCCGGACCCGCCGTGACGACGCACACGGTGCGCGCCGGCGACACCGTCTTCGCGATCGCCCGCGCCCACGGCACCACGGTCGACGCCGTGCTCGCCGCCAACGGACTGACGCGGTCCTCGATCATCTACCCGGGAGAGACGCTGACGATCCCCGGCGCCGCGGCCGTCGCATCCGCCGCCCCCGCGATGGCGCCCGCCGCCGCCGTCTCCTCCGCGCCGGCGCCCGCCCCGGCCTCGGCCGTCCTCGACGCCGAGCAGGCTGCGAACGCGCAGCTGATCATCCGCGTGGGCCGCGAGCTCGGCGTCTCCGACCGGGGCATCGCGATCGCGCTCGGCACCGCGATGGTCGAGTCGTGGCTGCGCAACCTCGACTGGGGCGACCGCGACTCCCTCGGCCTCTTCCAGCAGCGGCCGAGCACCGGCTGGGGCACGCGCGAGCAGATCCTCGACCCGGTGCGCTCGACGCGCGCGTTCTTCGGCGGGCCGGGCGACCCCAACGGCACGGCCACACGCGGGCTCCTCGACATCCCGGGATGGGAGACGATGGCCTACGCGGATGCGGCGCAGGCCGTGCAGATCTCCGCCTTCCCCGACCGCTACGCGGCGTGGGAGAGCGCGGCGACGACGTGGGTCGCCGCCTGGGGGTGA